The following coding sequences are from one Streptomyces dengpaensis window:
- a CDS encoding WhiB family transcriptional regulator — MYLETITASDMAWQEQALCAQTGADFFFPEPGSSVREAKRICAMCAMRSACLEYALNNDERFGVWGGLSEKERLGLRRRAQN; from the coding sequence ATGTACTTGGAAACGATCACTGCGTCCGACATGGCCTGGCAGGAGCAGGCACTCTGCGCGCAGACGGGGGCCGACTTCTTCTTTCCCGAGCCGGGCAGCTCGGTGCGGGAGGCGAAGCGCATCTGCGCCATGTGCGCGATGCGCTCCGCGTGCTTGGAGTACGCGCTGAACAACGACGAACGCTTCGGGGTCTGGGGCGGCCTCTCCGAGAAGGAGCGCCTCGGCCTCAGGCGAAGGGCCCAGAACTGA